A section of the Roseivirga sp. BDSF3-8 genome encodes:
- a CDS encoding anhydro-N-acetylmuramic acid kinase has protein sequence MVYRAIGLMSGTSMDGLDMACCIFVKNRSGWNFEIEAVNTCSFPEDLAGKLKEAMFMQGLDLVRLDRKLGQWMGEQVKGFISEHNLEPELIGSHGHTVFHEPDKGLTYQIGYSAEIVAATSLPVISDFRGMDVALGGQGAPLVPIGDELLFGNMDYCLNLGGIANISFQKDGQRIAFDLCAANMVLNRLAGEAGMPYDDKGKKAASGQVDYGLLKKLNSLQYFSLRPPKSLGYEWVSEHVFPLTDDQNIPLEDRMHTFCLHIGEQTGLATTKRKTGARMLCTGGGTFNDFLMTCIRKGTRVEVFKPEDTLISYKEAIVFAFLAVLRQRGEINCLPSVTGARQACSGGTISPLLSS, from the coding sequence ATGGTATACAGGGCGATTGGCCTGATGTCTGGTACTTCGATGGACGGGCTGGATATGGCATGCTGCATTTTTGTGAAAAACCGCAGTGGATGGAATTTTGAGATAGAGGCGGTCAATACATGTTCTTTTCCAGAGGATCTGGCAGGAAAGCTCAAAGAGGCGATGTTTATGCAAGGGCTTGATCTTGTGAGGCTTGACCGTAAATTGGGCCAATGGATGGGGGAACAGGTGAAGGGTTTCATTTCAGAGCATAATCTTGAGCCTGAGCTTATAGGAAGTCATGGCCATACAGTATTTCATGAACCGGATAAGGGCCTTACGTATCAGATAGGGTATAGCGCAGAAATTGTCGCAGCTACCTCATTGCCGGTGATAAGTGACTTCCGTGGGATGGATGTAGCGTTGGGAGGACAAGGTGCTCCCCTAGTCCCCATTGGCGATGAATTATTGTTTGGCAATATGGACTATTGCCTGAACCTTGGAGGAATTGCCAATATCAGTTTTCAAAAAGACGGACAAAGAATAGCCTTTGACCTCTGTGCCGCTAACATGGTATTGAACCGCCTGGCTGGGGAGGCAGGAATGCCATATGATGATAAAGGTAAAAAAGCTGCCTCTGGTCAGGTCGATTACGGTTTACTGAAAAAATTAAACTCTTTACAATATTTCAGCCTGCGACCTCCCAAAAGCCTGGGGTATGAGTGGGTTAGTGAACATGTTTTCCCGCTGACTGACGATCAGAATATTCCCCTGGAAGACCGCATGCATACTTTTTGCCTGCACATAGGAGAGCAAACCGGGCTTGCTACCACTAAACGCAAAACAGGTGCCCGAATGCTTTGCACAGGAGGGGGAACTTTTAACGATTTCTTAATGACCTGCATCCGTAAAGGCACACGAGTAGAAGTTTTTAAACCTGAAGACACCCTTATATCGTACAAAGAAGCAATTGTCTTCGCTTTTCTGGCTGTGCTCAGACAACGCGGAGAGATAAATTGCCTGCCTTCTGTAACCGGAGCAAGACAGGCATGCAGCGGAGGTACAATAAGCCCGCTTCTTTCCTCGTAA
- a CDS encoding type III pantothenate kinase, producing MHIVVDIGNTRIKTGEFIGQKMSVTHIFDTLDECRIYLQTVKWDAAIASSVSTDSRELFACFSESHKVIYFDHTTPIPLTVAYRTPHTLGLDRLAAACGAATLHPAENSLVIDAGTSITYEIVEKGRVYLGGAISPGLNMRAKALHNFTARLPLIELPEEAPLIGKDTKSCLESGVLNGARGEIRDFIRMYREKFSNLRIIICGGDAKYFESVSESPVLLVPGLVLLGLNAILNYNVQKNG from the coding sequence ATGCATATTGTCGTAGATATCGGCAACACCAGGATAAAAACCGGAGAGTTTATTGGGCAGAAGATGTCCGTGACTCACATATTTGACACCTTAGATGAGTGCAGGATCTATCTACAGACAGTGAAATGGGATGCTGCAATTGCCAGTTCTGTGTCTACGGACAGCAGAGAACTGTTCGCCTGCTTTTCTGAGAGTCATAAGGTCATCTATTTTGATCATACAACCCCTATCCCGCTTACGGTAGCTTATCGTACGCCTCACACGCTAGGGCTTGACCGGTTAGCAGCGGCCTGCGGTGCTGCTACCCTCCACCCTGCAGAAAATAGCTTAGTGATAGATGCAGGTACGAGCATAACCTATGAAATAGTTGAAAAAGGGAGGGTTTATCTTGGAGGAGCTATTTCCCCGGGATTAAATATGCGGGCCAAAGCCTTACATAATTTTACAGCCAGATTACCGTTGATAGAACTCCCGGAGGAGGCACCACTGATAGGTAAGGATACTAAAAGCTGCCTGGAAAGTGGGGTTTTAAATGGTGCCAGGGGAGAAATCAGGGATTTTATTCGGATGTACCGCGAAAAGTTTTCAAATTTGCGAATTATTATCTGCGGGGGTGATGCCAAATATTTCGAATCTGTATCCGAATCTCCCGTTCTGCTAGTCCCCGGATTAGTTCTGTTGGGTTTAAATGCAATACTGAATTATAATGTACAAAAAAACGGTTAG
- a CDS encoding Glu/Leu/Phe/Val dehydrogenase dimerization domain-containing protein: protein MRDLLEKFEKRKPEIVFEWNDPETEAEGWVVINSLRGGGAGGGTRMRKGLDRREVESLAKTMEIKFTVSGPAIGGAKSGINFDPHDPRKRGVLERWYKAVIPLLKNYYGTGGDMNVDEIDEVIPITESFGLWHPQEGVVNGHFTPTEPEKIRKLGQLRHGVSKILEDRNFSPSVEEKYTVADMITGFGVAESVFHYYDIWQQSNAEGKKAIIQGFGNVGASAAYYLSKRGVKVVGIIDRDGGIIREEGIPYEEVRQLFINRVGNTLKGSNLLSFEEVNEKIWDIQADIFIPAAASRLVTADQVERMAKAGVEVISCGANVPFKDPEIFYGETAEMADEKMSLIPDFIANCGMARVFAYLMEDQSIATDESIFHDTSEVIRKALLMTHESNPERNMLTNASYEVALRQLV, encoded by the coding sequence ATGAGAGACTTACTCGAAAAATTTGAAAAACGTAAACCCGAAATTGTTTTTGAATGGAACGACCCTGAAACCGAAGCTGAAGGATGGGTGGTAATAAACAGCCTTCGGGGCGGTGGAGCCGGTGGTGGTACCCGCATGAGGAAGGGACTGGACCGCAGGGAGGTGGAGTCTCTGGCTAAAACAATGGAAATAAAGTTTACGGTTAGCGGACCTGCGATCGGCGGCGCAAAATCAGGTATCAACTTTGATCCGCATGACCCTCGCAAACGGGGTGTGCTGGAAAGATGGTACAAGGCAGTGATTCCTCTCCTGAAAAATTACTACGGTACGGGGGGGGACATGAATGTGGATGAAATAGATGAAGTTATTCCTATTACGGAAAGCTTTGGGCTATGGCATCCCCAGGAAGGCGTCGTAAACGGACATTTCACCCCTACCGAACCTGAAAAAATCAGAAAGCTTGGTCAACTCAGGCATGGAGTTTCAAAAATTCTCGAAGATCGAAACTTTAGCCCTTCTGTAGAGGAGAAATATACGGTTGCTGATATGATAACTGGATTTGGTGTAGCCGAATCCGTATTTCATTATTATGATATCTGGCAGCAATCGAATGCGGAGGGTAAAAAAGCCATCATCCAGGGATTTGGAAATGTAGGAGCCTCTGCCGCGTACTACCTGTCCAAGCGTGGGGTAAAGGTAGTAGGCATCATTGATCGGGATGGAGGAATCATCCGGGAAGAGGGCATTCCTTACGAAGAAGTAAGGCAACTCTTTATAAATAGAGTAGGTAATACACTAAAAGGTTCAAACCTCTTGTCCTTTGAGGAGGTTAATGAAAAAATCTGGGACATACAGGCGGATATCTTCATACCTGCTGCTGCCTCAAGGTTAGTAACCGCTGACCAGGTGGAGCGTATGGCAAAGGCGGGGGTAGAAGTAATTTCCTGTGGGGCAAATGTGCCCTTTAAAGATCCTGAAATCTTTTATGGGGAAACGGCTGAGATGGCAGATGAAAAAATGTCACTTATTCCGGATTTTATCGCAAACTGCGGCATGGCCAGGGTATTTGCTTACCTGATGGAGGATCAGTCGATAGCCACTGACGAAAGTATTTTTCACGATACTTCCGAAGTCATTAGGAAAGCGTTACTCATGACTCATGAGAGTAACCCGGAGCGAAACATGCTCACAAATGCTTCCTACGAAGTGGCCCTTCGCCAGTTAGTATAA